From Anopheles arabiensis isolate DONGOLA chromosome 3, AaraD3, whole genome shotgun sequence, a single genomic window includes:
- the LOC120903255 gene encoding zinc finger protein 317-like, with the protein MEESPPSGAPESLQCRLCLHTADLLISIFGKRGREAEMCRKLREHLKLTVTEDETLPKHICLKCWDTVEYIDSFVRRVERNQSVLVYGERGEITFIVSVAEPPVEIDETYDFRKDSADPPSYDEAQKTKQATAMYDEGEGEELIEIIEAPCEDTVSEEENLVYDLLPLDDDSDERTTAERDELREEKDPIGDGATTIVSTTDEEAGILVRVNDYDFPPMIKDGRMIVHGEELEKCLAAYYGLACELCHQRNWATIGELFAHHRAAHDREGFVNCCGRTIEKKSQMAMHMAKHVQPEAFECPICKKMMTTPRILKAHMQNHLPEEERPLKCDLCPRRFSYVSGLLIHASTHREENEGKCAYHLCHSCGRAFRSGDKLAEHIALSHRTDGTSNCVMCDTCGKKFISKSNLNYHLTTHQPKVLHQVQCEHCGKWLKNKLCLRKHMLQHSQVRHACDQCDYTTINVQSLQNHRRVQHTDEKPFVCPTCGKSFKVKSNLREHLAQHQQGQKYSCEFCSRKFTSKSNYYCHRKRMHPNELELERRKKELEENAHRIKLKLKLQRQ; encoded by the exons ATGGAAGAATCTCCTCCCTCCGGAGCACCGGAAAGCTTGCAATGTCGGCTCTGCCTGCATACGGCCGATTTACTGATTTCAATATTCGGTAAACGGGGCCGTGAGGCGGAGATGTGCCGAAAGCTTCGCGAACACTTAAAACTCACG GTTACAGAGGATGAAACGCTGCCCAAACACATCTGCCTCAAGTGCTGGGACACGGTGGAGTACATCGATTCGTTCGTCCGCCGGGTGGAACGGAATCAATCCGTTCTGGTGTACGGTGAACGGGGAGAAATAACCTTTATCGTAAGCGTAGCAGAACCGCCGGTCGAAATCGATGAAACCTATGACTTCCGGAAGGACTCGGCAGATCCACCGTCGTACGATGAGGCACAGAAAACGAAGCAGGCCACAGCCATGTACGACgagggggagggagaggaACTGATCGAAATCATTGAAGCGCCCTGCGAAGATACGGTCTCGGAAGAGGAAAATCTGGTCTATGATCTGCTCCCGCTCGATGATGATTCCGACGAGCGAACAACGGCCGAGAGGGATGAGCTGCGAGAGGAAAAAGACCCAATCGGCGACGGTGCGACGACCATCGTCAGCACCACGGACGAAGAAGCTGGCATTCTCGTCCGGGTGAACGATTACGACTTTCCACCGATGATCAAGGACGGCAGGATGATTGTGCATGGCGAGGAGCTGGAGAAATGTCTTGCCGCGTACTACGGACTGGCGTGTGAGCTCTGCCACCAGCGGAACTGGGCCACGATCGGGGAACTGTTCGCCCATCACCGGGCAGCTCACGATCGGGAGGGTTTTGTGAACTGTTGCGGACGTACGATTGAAAAGAAATCGCAGATGGCCATGCACATGGCAAAACATGTGCAACCGGAAGCGTTTGA ATGTCCAATATGCAAGAAGATGATGACCACGCCACGCATACTGAAGGCGCACATGCAGAACCACCTGCCGGAGGAGGAGCGACCGCTCAAGTGCGATCTCTGCCCAAGGCGCTTCAGCTACGTTAGCGGACTGCTCATACACGCCTCGACCCATCGGGAAGAGAACGAGGGCAAGTGTGCGTACCATCTGTGCCACAGCTGCGGGCGGGCGTTCCGCTCCGGGGACAAGCTGGCGGAGCACATTGCCCTGTCGCACAGGACGGACGGCACCAGCAACTGTGTGATGTGCGACACGTGCGGCAAAAAGTTCATCTCGAAAAGCAACCTAAACTACCACCTGACCACGCACCAGCCGAAGGTGCTGCATCAGGTGCAGTGTGAGCATTGCGGAAAGTGGCTAAAGAACAAGCTCTGCCTGCGGAAGCACATGCTGCAGCACTCCCAGGTGCGGCATGCCTGCGACCAGTGCGACTACACCACCATCAACGTGCAGAGCCTGCAGAACCATCGCCGGGTGCAGCACACGGACGAGAAACCGTTCGTTTGTCCTACTTGTGGGAAGTCGTTCAAGGTAAAGAGCAACCTGCGGGAGCATCTGGCACAGCACCAGCAGGGGCAGAAGTATTCGTGCGAGTTCTGCTCGCGAAAGTTCACGTCGAAAAGCAACTACTACTGCCACCGGAAGCGGATGCATCCGAACGAGTTGGAACTGGAAAGGCGAAAAAAGGAGCTGGAGGAAAA CGCCCATCGCATCAAGCTAAAATTAAAACTGCAGAGACAGTAA